DNA sequence from the Brachybacterium avium genome:
AGCGCGGCCTGCGGGTCGAGGTGCCCGAGCACGGACCGGTGCTGTTCGACCTGGTGTGGAGCGGTGCGTACTACGCGATGATCCGCGCGGCGGAGCACGGCTTCGAGCTCACGGCCGACGAGCAGATCGCGCTGGCCGCCTTCGGGGACGCCTTCGTGCGCACGGCCCGGCCCGGGCTGCGGCAGGAGCATCCCTCGCTGGGGGACGTGGGCCCGCTGCCGTTCGTCCACTTCATGGGAGGCCTGCGCCCCCGGGAGGACGGCAGCATCGAATCCCGCTCGGCGACCTATGTGCATCCGGGCGTGATCTGCCGCAGCCCGACGGGCACCGGCACCTCTGCCCGGCTGGCGCTGCTGGCCGGTGACGGCGAGCTGGGGCCCGGCGACACCCTGGAGACGATCTCGCCGCGCGGCAACCGCTTCGTCGGCACCGTGCTCGGGCCGAGCACTGTGGGCGACTACCCGGCCTGGGACTCGACCATCACCGGCACCGCCCGGCTGATGGCCCGCTCGAAGCTCACCGTGGACCTGGACGACCCACTGGTGGACGCCTCCGACCTCGAAGGGGTGCTGAGCGGCTGACGGCCACTGAGATGGGCCGAGGGCACACGGGACTGCAACTCGCCGCGCTCGTCCGTCCGACCCCAACACTAGAGTCGTTGCCGTTCCGCGATGAAGATGTCGGCCGAGAACGAGAGAGGGAAACCATGGGGACGAGGCGCCATGAAGGAGCAGCGACAGCGTGGGGCAGGACGATCCCTGGCAGGAGGGCCACGAGATACGGGATCATCAGACTTCCGTGGTGGACAGGGCCGACATATCTGCCGGAGCACGGTGCCGATCGCTGTCTCCCCGATATCCCTTCGTCGATGACGGCACGAGAACTCGTGAAGGCTGGATACGTGGAGTGCGTGTTCGAGGGCTGTGGACCGTACAACCACGTCCGCGGCGGAGCGAACCAGCATGCCACCTTCGTCCATGACGAGGGGAAGAGCTTCCAGGGGCACGCGGAGCGTCCTGAGACGGCTGATCATCTGCACTCCAAGGCCGCTCTGTTGGCCTGGGCACGGTCGGCCTATCCTGATGATGTGGTCCATTTCGATCTGGACACGGCGAACATCGCGATGCTCGCCGAAGGCGGAAAGCCGAGAGAGCAGCGACCGGACGCGTGGATCGCGCTCTCGTCCGGCGCCCAGATCGCCATCGAGTTCCAGCACTCGGTCGGCGATTTCGAGCGCGTCCGCGAGAAGACAAGACGGTACGAGCAGCAAGGCATCACCGTGTGGTGGGTCTTCTCCGGGAGATCCCCAGCCACGTGCAGGAATGTGCAGCACGCCAAGTTCTCGACCAAGTATGGCGAGCTGACTGCTGATCTGTCGCCCGCTCAGGTCACATTGGTCGGCCAAGCAGCACGGTTCTTCTGGTTCGACGTCGAACGCCGCCGCATCGCGACACCCATGGTGCCCACGAGGAGATCGTTCCGGCGCCTACCCGAAGAAGAATGGTCACAGGAGACGCAGGAGCCGATCACGACCAGGACCTACTGGGGCCCGCCGCTCAAGGGCTACTCGAGGTGGGCACGGATGTACGAGCACGACCTCGAGCAATGCCGGGTGGATCTCAAGACCGGCCGACTTGTCACGCCGGGGACGCAAGTATGGGATCGCGATCTCGAACGTGCCGAGGACGAGATCGCCACCCTACGACAGGCGGCGCATCAGCGGTATCTCGACTCTTGCGTGGAGAGCGAGGCCGAGGAGCTGTCGGTCTCCAGCGGGTGGATGAACGGTGGCCCGTCGGCGATCTCTTCGCAGTCCGAGAGTGCCGTGCGGGATGATGATCTGTCTGCGCCCGCCGCGCCATCTCCGTCGCCCGACAGCTCGGCACCGGTGCCTACGGGACCGGGCGAGGAGGCGACTGATCCGATCGCGGGAAACGCTCGAGCCCACGATGCCGAGCAGGGGGCCGAGTGGGGAGACCCGCCCGCGAGCCGCCGGGCCGTCTCGGGAGATCCTGTCCCACCACCCCATGATGATAGGCCGAGCTGGTGGCGCCGCGCCTGGCAATGGCTCGTCTCCTGACTGCCCGCTCGAGCTGAGGGCGATTACGGATCGAAGGGGAGGTCGAGTTGACTGATCTGCGGGCAACAGCCCGGTGATCGAGCAGTACCCGTCAGGGGGCGGTGCTATGATCGAACCATCACGATCAGCCCGTTGCCACATGGCGCGGGCTGATTTTCTGTGTGAAGGAGTCTCATGGTGGAGTACACGAAGGCGTGGCTTCCTCTGGAGAAGCAGGTCGAGCGGCTCGTTGCACGGGGGCTCGAGATCGATGATGAGGGTCGTGCTGTCGA
Encoded proteins:
- a CDS encoding proline racemase family protein — encoded protein: MRRERSITLIDAQSGGDVSRVVTAGIRELPGASVLEQARWLQREGDGLRRLLLSEPYGDPAMSVDLIVPPSHPQAQAGYIIMEAMGYPLYSGSNTLCVATALLESGIIEMSGGEQRIVLESPAGLARITATTADGRVEQVTTQGEPAYVAERGLRVEVPEHGPVLFDLVWSGAYYAMIRAAEHGFELTADEQIALAAFGDAFVRTARPGLRQEHPSLGDVGPLPFVHFMGGLRPREDGSIESRSATYVHPGVICRSPTGTGTSARLALLAGDGELGPGDTLETISPRGNRFVGTVLGPSTVGDYPAWDSTITGTARLMARSKLTVDLDDPLVDASDLEGVLSG
- a CDS encoding competence protein CoiA family protein, with the translated sequence MTARELVKAGYVECVFEGCGPYNHVRGGANQHATFVHDEGKSFQGHAERPETADHLHSKAALLAWARSAYPDDVVHFDLDTANIAMLAEGGKPREQRPDAWIALSSGAQIAIEFQHSVGDFERVREKTRRYEQQGITVWWVFSGRSPATCRNVQHAKFSTKYGELTADLSPAQVTLVGQAARFFWFDVERRRIATPMVPTRRSFRRLPEEEWSQETQEPITTRTYWGPPLKGYSRWARMYEHDLEQCRVDLKTGRLVTPGTQVWDRDLERAEDEIATLRQAAHQRYLDSCVESEAEELSVSSGWMNGGPSAISSQSESAVRDDDLSAPAAPSPSPDSSAPVPTGPGEEATDPIAGNARAHDAEQGAEWGDPPASRRAVSGDPVPPPHDDRPSWWRRAWQWLVS